The segment TGCAAGGTGAATCTTTCTCCACGTTCTCCGCTTGGAATATCCATGCTGCCTTACCTTCCATTCACCTTCTCCATATACCTTTAACCCACTGCTATCAATGAGTATTACCACCTTCTCTTTGTCCTCTTTTGGCAAAGAAACCCTTATGCTTTCTCCTCTTCGGGAAAGGGTTGAATAATCAGGTACTTCAAGGTTTATCCCCATAAGCCGAAACAAAGATTTTACCAGTCCTTCTGTTTGACGAAGTCTCTGATGAAAAACAATACCAAATTGAAGAGTCGATGTTATTGCAAGGTCACTGTACAGAGGCTGGGCTCCTCTTTTCCCTGTTGGCTCTGCATGCCACTCCTCTTGGACATTTTCATCGATCCATACATCAAGAGATCCTCTTTGCTTTAATGCTTCATTATACTCAGACCAATTTCTTACCCGGTATGACTTCTTGGGTTTATTGCTTTTCTTTGCTTTTTGTATCTTTTGGGCTTTTAATGCTTTTTTCTTTGTTTTCTGTTTCTGTCGCTTCATACTGATATACTCTTATTATGCAAAAATACTTTTCAATACTATTTTACTTATAATAATATATAGTATATCAGATAAATATGGGGCTTTGTGCAACAAAGCCCTGTTGCCAGGTAATTTGATACCGTACGTTTCGTCTAAAAATAATCGATTTACTGCATTTGCTTCTGACAAAAACAACCCTACTTCATTTGACGTATGGGATCCGCCACCATCAGCGATTATATGAATTTTAGTGGCTGCAGGGTGTGCGGCCTCGATTGTCTTTAAAAAATCAACGGTAGCACTACCATTTATGGTTTCATACTCGCGAGTAATAATCGACATTGTGTTTAAATCAATTGCACCAGTTAGATTTATTCTACTCCGGCTTGCAACCGTAGCTATCATCTTTTCTACCCCTTTTCTAATCCGGCCGCTGGTAATTTTTGTCGCTTGGGTAGGATGGACACTGTCTATAAACAGGACTACCTCGCCAGGAGCGAGGTTGGCTTTTAATTCTTCATATTCCCGAATAAATGCTTCCTGTCTTAATTTATTGAGCTTGGCGGGAACACCTTTAGGCTTTTTATACGAAAACCTGTGCTTAATCAGCCAATCATGCATGCCTTGTTGCGTATAACTTACACCATAACGGACTTGGATGTATTGAATGATTTCTTTGGTGGATGAATAGGTGTTTTGTTCCAAATGTGATATTATCTCTATCGTTTGCTCCTCATCCAACTTACTTGAAGAGCCTCCGCTGATTGGCTTTAATTTTTCCTGAAATATGTAATCCTTTAAATGACCCCATACTGTAGTTTCATGTATGCGTAATGCCTGTGCTATTTGCTTTTGTGTCCAGCCTTCGCTAGTCAATAATACAGCCTTTATCCGATCGCATATTCTGCTATCTCTTTCGGTTTTGTGCTGCTCTTCTAGCTTTTGCTTCTGATCTTCGGTTAGGGTTATTTTCATAGGTCAGCAGTCTACCATAAATAAAGGAGATATCAACTCTGAATTTCCAATCAGTTTGAGTATATGTAATACCTCAATCCTCAAATATTATTGACATAATCAGGGCGTACCACATTATCTGGAAATAACACTATAACCCAAATTTTTTGCATAAGGATTGCCCTTTTGTTTGCGATCTATGATATTGCATTATTCACCTGGCATGCTATAGTTGGATTTTGTTCTTGCTCAACCTGGCGTGCAATGTTCTTTCATGGTATTCAATCTTGCTGAAAAGAATTAAATAACTTGCAATTTTGTTCGTTTTTGTTTTATTAGTATTCAAAATTAAGGGAAAAAACAATCTTTTTGTATAATCAGTGTTGGAGCAAAACAAGGAAATGACTATACATCGGGTATTTGGAGATAAAATCAACTTCAAGTCGATATCATGTGCACCCGTCAATGAACTTGGAGTTGATTATTTTTTTTGGGTTTTACATGAAACCTTTGATTTTAGAATCGAGTCTATACAAGCGGGCTTTCCGGATTGCATTGCGAGGAGAAAAATAGGTAAGAATAAATGGAAAGAGGTCCGAATAGAATTTGAATACGAGAGCAAATCATTTGAAATTCATGGCCATGACCCAAACCAGGTAGATGTTATTGTTTGCTGGGTACACAACTGGCAGGCCTGTCCAGAAAACATCGAAGTCATAGAACTATCAACCCTACTCGGGGAGGCTGAGCAGATAGACACTCAAATCAAAACGACCAGGAAATTGACTGCGTGGCAGAAGTTCTGCCAAATGAAACGGTTGGAAGGTTTAGAATTCGGGGAAATTGCAAAGCTTTGGAAAAAACAAAGCGGATAAACTTGTTCCAACAAGTCGCTTCACTGGATCGCCGGGAAATCCAGCTTCCAGTGGGCTTTTTCGTAAATGTAAAAGGGAAAAATATATGAAAACAGTTTTGTTTGGAATATGTTTGGTAGTATCGTTAACAAGTAATGTTTGGGCTCTGGATGTAAATTCTGTCAACGTTGATGTGCTGGCCAAAACGAGTTCAAGTTGGGATGGAAGAGCTTTGCCAAAGTATGCCAAAGGTACGCCAGAGATAACGATTCTGAGAATCACATTTCCCCCGAAGGTACAATTGCCGCTACATAAACATCCGGTAATAAATGCGGGCGTGTTATTAAAAGGAGAGCTAACTGTGGTGACCGAAAACAAGAAGACATTACATCTAAAGGCCGGGGATTCAATCGTTGAAGTTATTAATACGTGGCACTACGGAAAGAATGAAGGCAATGAACCGGCGGAAATCATAATTTTCTATGCTGGCATACAGGGCATGCCGATAGCAATTGAGAAATAGAGTTCAACGTTCCATCTGACATTTTTCCGCTGTACTCTAAAAGAAGGTGGACCAGACATTATTCCTAAAGGAAGATTATGAGCGAAACTGTTTTTAAACAAGTAAATTATGATCTGAATGCTCTTGTCAAGTATATCGAACTAGGTGAGATCGGCCTGCCCGATATTCAACGTCCATTTGTTTGGAAAAATGCTAAAGTGCGGGATTTATTCGATTCTATATACAAGGGCTATCCGGTAGGTTACTTGCTGTTCTGGCAGAACGGATTTTCTGATGATACCCGCGTTATCGGAATGAATACCAAACAAAAATCCCCTCGTTTATTAATCGTGGACGGTCAGCAACGTTTAACGTCACTATATGCGGTTGTAAAAAGGATTCTGGTCGTCCGAGAAAACTACGACTCCGAATTAATTCATATTGCTTTTAATCCTCTATTGGAGAAGTTTGAAGTTGCAGATGCTGCTATTCGCAGAGATAAGTCCTACATCCCTGACATCTCCATATTGTGGAGCAAAGAAACGGATCTTTTTGAGGTTGTTGACTGCTATCTTTCTGAATTAAAAAGTTCTCGCGAAATCAGCATTGACGAAAAAAAGCAGATAAAGAAGGCGATATCAAGGCTTCAATCGCTTTTGAGTTTCCCTTTCACCGCACTAGAGCTTTTAGCGAATATCAGCGAAGAGGATGTAGCCGATGTTTTGTGCGTATAAATAGCAAAGGAACCCCTCTCAACCAGGCTGACTTTATCTTAACATTGATGTCGGTCTTCTGGGATGAAGGAAGAACCCAGCTTGAGCAGTTTTGCCGGGAAGCCCGTAAACCATCAGTAGGGAAATCATCACCGTTCAATTATTTCATTCAACCTGATCCCGATCAATTACTTCGCGTTAGTGTAGGAATTGGGTTCAAGCGTGCACGGTTAAAGTATATTTATTCCTTGCTACGCGGAAAAGACCTGGAGACTGAGCAATTCAGTGATGAACGACGAGCGGAACAGTTTGATGTCCTTAAAAGCCCAACAGCGAGTGGTTAATCTTCAGTATTGGCATGACTTCATGCAATGTATTCGGTTAGCGGGTTTCAGAAGCAGCAATACAATCAGTTCTCAGAACAGCCTTCTTTTCTCTTATATCCTATATCTAATGGGGAGAGCGGAATATGGTGTCGAGGAATTTCGCCTGAGAAGAGTAATCGCTAAATGGTTTTTCATGTCCAGCCTTATTGGCCGTTTCACCGGTTCACCGGAATCTGCCATGGAGTTCGATTTGGCAAGGTTTCGTGAAACAAAAGATGCAAAAAGTTTTGTAGATATATTAGAAAATGCTAGCGATCTGGTACTAACGGAGGACTACTGGAAAATCACCCTTCCTAATGACCTAGCAACATCATCACCTCGCAGCCCTTCATTATTTGCCTATTACGCTGCCCTTGTATTGCTTGACGCTCGCGCTCTGTTCTCGAAATTGAAAGTATCAGAGCTTTTAGATCCTGTATCGCAAGGTATTCGTAAAGCTGTTGAACGACATCATCTTTTTCCAAAAGGCTATCTCAAAACACTCGGCATTACTGACTTGCGAGAAACAAATCAAATTGCTAATTATGCATTAGTAGAATGGAGTGATAACATGAATATTATGGATCAGGCTCCGTCAGAGTATGTAACGGAAATTGCATCACGTTTCGGAAAAGATGAACTGGTTCGTATGTATCATTGGCATGCGTTACCAGAAAATTGGGAGCAGACAGATTACCGGGATTTCTTAGAACAGAGACGGGAACTAATTGCACAGATTATTCAAGAGGGTTATCGAACGCTTGCGGTGGAACAGGTTGAAAAAACATCAGATATGCGTCTTTCTTTAAGTGACATTATCGCAAATGGTGAATCGGGCGAAGTTGAATTTAAATCTACTCTACGAGTAAACCTGCATACCGGCAGCAGAGATCCAAAAATTGAATTGGCAGCAATGAAAACTATTGCAGGGTTTCTTTATTCAAATGGTGGTATTTTGACGGTTGGTGTTACCGATGACGGTACTCCTCTGGGTATTGATGCTGACGGCTTTGAGAATGAAGACAAGATGAGTCTTCACCTTGTGAACATGATAAAAGATCGTATCGGACCATCGATAATGCAATTTATTCATGCGAGGTTTGAAGATTATAATGGTTGTCGGGCCATGGTGATTGAATGCTCAAAAGGCCAAGTTGCCAGTATTTGTGAAAGATGGGAATATAGAGCGTTTTTATATTCGTACTGGTCCTTCCACGACAGAATTAAGCGCCAGCCAGACACAAGAGTATATTAAACAGAGATACAAGGGCTAATACCGCATCAGTTTGAATTGGTAATTCTGTTGCGCTTCTGTTTCCAAGCTGAACCGCAGCGTTATTCCTGAAAATCCTTGCAAAACTTATGGTATTGTATATAATACCACATTATGAGGATTGTGATTGATACCAATGTGTTGTATTCAGCTCTCAAATCTAAGAGAGGTGCATCATACAGATTAATTTCACAATTGCAATGTAATACTTTTCAAATAATGCTTTCTATTCCGTTATATGTAGAATATCAGGAGGTTTTATTAAAAGGAAAACTTTTAGAAAGATATTCAAAGCAAGAAATATTAGGATTTCTAAGGTATTTTTGTAAAATTTGCACCCATCAAGAGATTTTCTATTTATGGAGACCGGTTTTAAAAGACCAAAAAGATGATATGGTCTTGGAGCTGGCAGTAGCAGGTAATTGTGATTACATTATTACTTACAATATTAAACATTTTAAGGGTTTGGAACAATTTAAACCAAAACCAATAACACCGAAAGAATTTATTGGATTGCAAGGAGGTTTACTATGAGTACTTTGAGTGTGAGATTACCGGAATCTCTACATAAAAAAATAAAGAAAATTGCTAAAGAAGAAAAGATTTCTATTAACCAGTTCATAAGTAGTGCAGCAGCCGAAAAGATCTCTGCCATTATGACCGTAGATTATTTAAAAAGAGAGGCTAAATTAGGAAAGAGGAAAGATTTTGAAACAATATTAAAAAAAGTACCAGATGTTGAACCAGAACCGTACGATAGATTAA is part of the Candidatus Jettenia sp. AMX2 genome and harbors:
- a CDS encoding IS5 family transposase — its product is MKRQKQKTKKKALKAQKIQKAKKSNKPKKSYRVRNWSEYNEALKQRGSLDVWIDENVQEEWHAEPTGKRGAQPLYSDLAITSTLQFGIVFHQRLRQTEGLVKSLFRLMGINLEVPDYSTLSRRGESIRVSLPKEDKEKVVILIDSSGLKVYGEGEWKVRQHGYSKRRTWRKIHLAVTPEGEIRATELTENSISDDEAASKLLSQEESRIEGIVGDGAYDKKKVYDSCIGRGIPTILIPPRKDAKIWQHGNSNAEPHPRDENLRHMRSTSRKRWKEVVKYHVRSLVENTIFRLKSIFGDKLYARILDLQRTEVTIKAAILNRMMKLGMPESYAIA
- a CDS encoding IS630 family transposase, whose product is MKITLTEDQKQKLEEQHKTERDSRICDRIKAVLLTSEGWTQKQIAQALRIHETTVWGHLKDYIFQEKLKPISGGSSSKLDEEQTIEIISHLEQNTYSSTKEIIQYIQVRYGVSYTQQGMHDWLIKHRFSYKKPKGVPAKLNKLRQEAFIREYEELKANLAPGEVVLFIDSVHPTQATKITSGRIRKGVEKMIATVASRSRINLTGAIDLNTMSIITREYETINGSATVDFLKTIEAAHPAATKIHIIADGGGSHTSNEVGLFLSEANAVNRLFLDETYGIKLPGNRALLHKAPYLSDILYIIISKIVLKSIFA
- a CDS encoding cupin domain-containing protein, coding for MKTVLFGICLVVSLTSNVWALDVNSVNVDVLAKTSSSWDGRALPKYAKGTPEITILRITFPPKVQLPLHKHPVINAGVLLKGELTVVTENKKTLHLKAGDSIVEVINTWHYGKNEGNEPAEIIIFYAGIQGMPIAIEK
- a CDS encoding DUF262 domain-containing protein, which encodes MSETVFKQVNYDLNALVKYIELGEIGLPDIQRPFVWKNAKVRDLFDSIYKGYPVGYLLFWQNGFSDDTRVIGMNTKQKSPRLLIVDGQQRLTSLYAVVKRILVVRENYDSELIHIAFNPLLEKFEVADAAIRRDKSYIPDISILWSKETDLFEVVDCYLSELKSSREISIDEKKQIKKAISRLQSLLSFPFTALELLANISEEDVADVLCV
- a CDS encoding putative DNA binding domain-containing protein produces the protein MSLKAQQRVVNLQYWHDFMQCIRLAGFRSSNTISSQNSLLFSYILYLMGRAEYGVEEFRLRRVIAKWFFMSSLIGRFTGSPESAMEFDLARFRETKDAKSFVDILENASDLVLTEDYWKITLPNDLATSSPRSPSLFAYYAALVLLDARALFSKLKVSELLDPVSQGIRKAVERHHLFPKGYLKTLGITDLRETNQIANYALVEWSDNMNIMDQAPSEYVTEIASRFGKDELVRMYHWHALPENWEQTDYRDFLEQRRELIAQIIQEGYRTLAVEQVEKTSDMRLSLSDIIANGESGEVEFKSTLRVNLHTGSRDPKIELAAMKTIAGFLYSNGGILTVGVTDDGTPLGIDADGFENEDKMSLHLVNMIKDRIGPSIMQFIHARFEDYNGCRAMVIECSKGQVASICERWEYRAFLYSYWSFHDRIKRQPDTRVY
- a CDS encoding putative toxin-antitoxin system toxin component, PIN family — encoded protein: MIDTNVLYSALKSKRGASYRLISQLQCNTFQIMLSIPLYVEYQEVLLKGKLLERYSKQEILGFLRYFCKICTHQEIFYLWRPVLKDQKDDMVLELAVAGNCDYIITYNIKHFKGLEQFKPKPITPKEFIGLQGGLL
- a CDS encoding DUF6290 family protein gives rise to the protein MSTLSVRLPESLHKKIKKIAKEEKISINQFISSAAAEKISAIMTVDYLKREAKLGKRKDFETILKKVPDVEPEPYDRLTKS